In the genome of Pseudomonas sp. LBUM920, one region contains:
- a CDS encoding efflux transporter outer membrane subunit has product MSDSTLTQLAMSMPRGLRVASLLLCGALLSACAIGPDYKRPDVIEPVQFKEAQGWSQATPSDSLARGAWWELYGDRQLNDLVTRLNNANQTVAQAEARFRQAQAQVRSARGAFFPTVDLSAGKTRASQGTGSSNASLSSSSSGIRDTLNAQLGVSWEADVWGKLRRGLEANEATAEASSADLAAMRLSQQSELVQDYLQLRVMDEQTRLLQATLDTYQRSLQMTENQYRAGVSGKDAIAQAQTQLKTTQASLIDLIWQRAQLENAIAVLIGEAPANFNLAVSKDIPALPQIPVSLPSQLLERRPDIASAERAVIAANANIGVAKAAYYPDLTLSLAGGYSSSTYADWISLPNRFWSVGPKLAMTLFDGGQRSAEVDRSVASYDETVAKYRQTVLDGFREVENYMVQLKVLEDEAVVSNEALEAARESLRLTQNQYKAGLIAYLDVVTVQATALSNERTVLTLLQTRLVASVQLIAALGGGWDGQVAFKE; this is encoded by the coding sequence ATGAGCGATTCAACCTTGACCCAATTGGCCATGAGCATGCCCCGTGGTTTGCGCGTTGCCAGCCTCCTGCTGTGTGGCGCATTGCTCAGCGCTTGCGCCATCGGGCCTGACTACAAACGCCCGGATGTCATCGAGCCGGTGCAGTTCAAAGAAGCCCAGGGCTGGAGCCAGGCCACGCCCAGCGATTCGCTGGCGCGGGGCGCCTGGTGGGAGCTGTACGGCGACCGCCAGCTGAATGACCTGGTGACGCGCCTGAACAACGCCAACCAGACCGTGGCCCAGGCCGAAGCGCGTTTCCGTCAGGCCCAGGCCCAGGTGCGCAGCGCGCGCGGTGCGTTCTTTCCAACGGTGGACCTGAGTGCCGGAAAAACCCGCGCGAGCCAGGGCACCGGCAGCAGTAACGCCAGCCTGAGCAGTTCCAGCAGCGGTATCCGCGACACCCTCAACGCGCAACTGGGCGTGAGTTGGGAAGCAGATGTGTGGGGCAAATTGCGTCGCGGTCTGGAAGCCAATGAAGCCACGGCCGAGGCCAGCTCGGCGGATTTGGCGGCGATGCGCTTGAGCCAGCAATCGGAGCTGGTGCAGGACTACTTGCAACTGCGTGTCATGGATGAACAGACGCGGTTGTTGCAAGCCACGCTGGACACGTATCAGCGTTCGCTGCAAATGACCGAAAACCAATACCGCGCCGGTGTGTCCGGCAAGGATGCGATCGCTCAGGCGCAAACTCAGCTCAAGACCACCCAGGCCAGCCTGATCGACTTGATCTGGCAGCGGGCTCAGTTGGAAAACGCCATCGCGGTGTTGATCGGCGAGGCACCGGCCAACTTCAACCTGGCGGTGAGCAAAGATATTCCAGCGTTGCCGCAGATTCCCGTGAGCCTGCCGTCGCAACTGTTGGAGCGCCGTCCGGACATTGCCTCGGCTGAGCGCGCGGTGATCGCTGCAAACGCAAATATCGGTGTGGCCAAGGCGGCTTATTATCCGGATTTGACCTTGAGTCTGGCGGGCGGCTATTCCAGCAGCACCTACGCCGACTGGATCAGCTTGCCGAACCGCTTCTGGTCGGTGGGGCCGAAGTTGGCGATGACGTTGTTCGACGGTGGGCAGCGTTCGGCGGAGGTCGATCGCAGCGTGGCCTCCTATGACGAGACGGTAGCCAAGTATCGCCAGACGGTGCTGGATGGTTTTCGCGAGGTGGAAAACTACATGGTGCAGTTGAAGGTGCTGGAGGACGAGGCGGTCGTCAGCAATGAAGCGCTGGAAGCTGCGCGCGAATCGCTGCGGTTGACGCAGAATCAGTACAAGGCCGGGTTGATTGCGTATCTGGATGTCGTCACGGTGCAGGCTACGGCCCTGAGCAATGAGCGGACTGTACTGACGTTGTTGCAGACGCGGTTGGTGGCCAGTGTGCAGTTGATTGCGGCGCTGGGCGGTGGATGGGATGGGCAGGTAGCGTTCAAGGAGTGA